In Paenibacillus sonchi, a single genomic region encodes these proteins:
- a CDS encoding potassium/proton antiporter, which translates to MTHLADNIILLLAALLLAGVLSTKFSTRFGMPALVLFIAAGMVLSRFVYFNNASLTQVAGIFALIVILFEGGMQTSIKDIRPIMAPALSLATVGVLLTTAIVGVFARFVLDVPWAESLLFGAIVGSTDAAAVFSVLGGKNIDKRLTSTLEAESGSNDPMAVFLTVSLIEWIQHPDTAIWSLLLSFVWEMGIGLVMGVAVGKLAVYLINRINLDSTGLYPVMAIGFAVLAYGLAAMVHSSGLLAVYVIGLTLGNSELMYHRTIMNFNHGFAWMMQIAMFTLLGLLVFPNELADIAWEGLLLSVILMLIARPAGVFLSLLFARFSFREKTLISWAGLRGAVPIVLATYPLLAGLPQGRLFFNVVFFVVLTSAVIQGTTISPLASRLRLVGKDDAQPSLMELVALGKTDSEFNHIAIDRHMPIAGMQIAQIGLPEDILFTAIIRNKSIVTPHGNTVIEPGDTVYVLSPKSKRDEMRAFFRSGKGKVAESNLPIM; encoded by the coding sequence ATGACTCATCTTGCGGACAATATTATTTTATTGCTGGCAGCGCTGCTGCTGGCCGGTGTGCTCTCTACCAAATTCTCCACGCGCTTTGGCATGCCCGCACTAGTGCTGTTCATCGCCGCGGGAATGGTGCTTAGCCGCTTTGTGTATTTCAACAATGCCTCGCTCACGCAGGTTGCCGGTATTTTTGCGCTGATTGTCATTTTGTTTGAGGGCGGGATGCAGACCAGCATCAAGGACATTCGGCCGATCATGGCCCCTGCACTTTCTTTGGCGACGGTGGGCGTGCTGCTTACAACAGCGATTGTAGGAGTTTTCGCAAGGTTTGTGCTGGATGTGCCATGGGCGGAAAGTCTGTTGTTCGGAGCCATTGTGGGCTCCACTGATGCGGCGGCGGTATTCTCTGTCCTCGGCGGCAAAAATATTGACAAGCGCCTGACGTCTACGCTTGAGGCGGAGTCAGGCAGCAACGACCCCATGGCAGTGTTTCTGACCGTATCGCTGATTGAATGGATTCAGCATCCTGATACCGCCATCTGGAGCCTCCTGCTGTCTTTTGTATGGGAGATGGGGATAGGACTGGTGATGGGAGTAGCGGTCGGTAAGCTTGCCGTTTATCTGATCAACCGGATTAATCTCGATTCTACCGGGCTCTATCCGGTCATGGCGATTGGGTTCGCCGTGCTGGCCTATGGACTTGCAGCCATGGTCCATAGCAGCGGCCTGCTGGCGGTATATGTCATAGGCCTGACTTTGGGAAATTCCGAGCTGATGTATCACCGGACGATCATGAATTTTAACCACGGCTTCGCATGGATGATGCAAATTGCCATGTTCACACTGCTGGGGCTGCTTGTGTTTCCGAATGAACTGGCGGACATTGCCTGGGAGGGCCTTCTGCTGTCCGTTATTCTTATGCTGATTGCAAGGCCGGCGGGAGTATTCCTGAGCCTGCTGTTTGCCAGATTCTCATTCCGGGAGAAAACATTGATCTCCTGGGCGGGCCTGCGCGGCGCGGTACCGATTGTACTCGCGACTTATCCGCTGCTGGCGGGACTTCCGCAAGGGCGGTTATTCTTTAATGTTGTATTTTTTGTGGTATTGACCTCGGCGGTCATTCAGGGGACAACCATTTCTCCGCTGGCCTCCCGGTTAAGGCTTGTCGGAAAAGACGATGCCCAGCCTTCGCTTATGGAGCTGGTGGCGCTCGGCAAGACGGATTCTGAATTCAATCATATTGCCATTGACAGGCATATGCCTATAGCCGGGATGCAAATCGCGCAGATAGGGCTTCCCGAGGATATTCTCTTCACCGCCATCATCCGTAATAAAAGTATTGTGACCCCGCATGGGAACACAGTCATCGAACCGGGAGACACAGTATATGTGCTCAGTCCAAAATCAAAGCGTGACGAGATGCGGGCCTTCTTCCGCAGCGGTAAAGGAAAGGTGGCAGAATCCAATCTGCCGATAATGTAA
- a CDS encoding Dps family protein codes for MSTQIKSHTELHTALNRQTANWTLLGVKLHHYHWYVSGPQFFTLHAKFEELYTEAATYVDDLAERLLAIGGQPASTMTQYLALSDLKEASGGETAQEMVAQLVKDFAVVTGELKSTISAAEELGDQPTADLLTGIRTSVEKSAWMLNAFLA; via the coding sequence ATGAGTACACAAATCAAGAGTCATACTGAACTGCACACTGCCTTAAACCGTCAGACCGCAAATTGGACGCTGCTGGGAGTGAAGCTGCATCATTACCACTGGTATGTGAGCGGGCCGCAATTCTTCACGCTCCACGCTAAATTTGAAGAGCTGTATACAGAAGCTGCCACATATGTGGATGATCTGGCTGAGCGCCTTCTGGCCATCGGAGGCCAACCGGCTTCAACGATGACACAATATCTGGCTCTCTCCGATCTTAAAGAAGCTTCTGGAGGAGAAACCGCACAGGAAATGGTAGCCCAGCTGGTTAAGGACTTTGCTGTTGTGACCGGGGAATTGAAGAGCACGATCTCGGCTGCGGAAGAACTGGGCGACCAGCCTACTGCCGACCTGCTGACTGGAATAAGAACCAGCGTGGAGAAATCCGCCTGGATGCTGAACGCATTCTTGGCTTAA